The genomic window TCCGGCTGCACCCGGTGCCGCTGAGCGCCGAGGAGCTGGAGCGCTACTACGAGGGTCAGTCCAACGCGACGATCTGGCCGCTCTACCACGACGCGGTGGAGACCCCCGCCTACAAGCGCCGGTGGCGCGAGGCGTACCGGCTGGTCAACGCCCGGTTCGCGGAGGCCGCGGCGGACGTCGCGGCCGAGGGCGCGACGGTCTGGGTGCAGGACTACCAGCTGCAGCTGGTCCCGGCGATGCTCCGCGAGCTGCGCCCCGACCTCAAGATCGGCTTCTTCCTGCACATCCCGTTCCCGCCGATCGAGCTGTTCATGCAGATGCCGTTCCGGACCGAGATCCTGCGCGGCCTGCTCGGCGCCGACCTGGTCGGCTTCCAGCAGCGGCTGGCCGCGCAGAACTTCGTCCGGCTGGCCCGGCACCTGCTCGGCCTGCGCTACGAGGGGCAGATGATCCAGGTCGACGGCCGGCAGGTGAAGGCCGGCGCGTTCCCGATCTCCATCGACACCCGGGAGATGGAGCGGCTGGCCGAGGACCCGGCGATCCAGGCCCGGGCCAAGCAGATCCGCGAGGAGCTGGGCAACCCGAAGACGATCATCCTGGGGGTCGACCGGCTCGACTACACCAAGGGCATCGAGCTCCGGCTGAAGGCCTTCCGCGAGCTCCTGGCTGACGGAAAGTTGACAGTCCCGGATGCGGTTATGGTGCAGGTCGCGACCCCGAGCCGGGAGCGGGTGGAGCACTACCAGGCACTTCGCGTCAAGGTGGAACGCGAAGTTGGTCGGATTAATGGCGAATTCGGACGGGTCGGGGTGCCGGCGGTGCATTATCTGCATCAGTCGTACAGTCGCTCCGAGCTGGCCGCGATGTACGTCGCGGCAGACGTGATGATGGTGACCCCGCTGCGAGACGGAATGAATCTGGTGGCCAAGGAGTACGTCGCATCGCGCGCCGACCAGGGCGGCGCGCTCGTGCTCAGTGAATTCGCCGGCGCCGCGACTGAGCTGCGCCAGGCGTTCCTGTGCAACCCGCACGACCCCGACGCGGTCAAGGACGCGCTGCTGCGCGCCGTGCACGTCGAGAAACCCGAGGCCCGACGCCGGATCCGGGTGATGCAACGCCACCTGCGCACCCACGACGTGGGGCACTGGGCCAAATCCTTCCTGACCGAACTCGGCGTGCCCGATACGGAGGCCGCGTGAACGCCCCTGCACCCGCCACCCCGCACGGCGGTGTGATGGATCCCGAGCTGCGCGCCGCCATCGGCCGGATCGCCCGGGTCCCCCAGCTCCTGATCGCCTGCGACTACGACGGCACCCTGGCGCCGATCGTCGAGGACCCGACCAAGGCCGTACCGCTGCCGGAGTCGGTGGCCGCGGTCCGCGCGCTGGCCTCGCTGCCGCAGACCACCGTCGCGGTGGTCTCCGGCCGCGCGCTGCGCGACCTGGCCGCGCTCTCCCGGCTGCCCAGCGAGGTGCACCTGGTCGGCAGCCACGGCTCCGAGTTCGACATCGGCTTCGTCGAGCGGCTCTCGCCCGAGCTGATCGCGGTGCGGACCCGACTGCGCGACGCGCTGCGCCAGATCGCCGCCGAGCACCCCGGCGTGCGACTGGAGCGCAAGCCCGCCAGCGTCGCGGTGCACACCCGCGGGGTCGAGCCGCAGCTCGCCGCCGCGGCGATCGAGGCCGTCCGCAGCGGCCCCGCCACCTGGGACGAGGTGACGGTGACCCAGGGCAAGGAGGTCATCGAGCTGTCGGTGGTGGCCACCCACAAGGGCACCGCGGTCGACCAGCTCCGCACCCAACTCTCGGCGAGCGCGGTGCTGTTCATCGGCGACGACGTCACCGACGAGAACGCCTTCGGCAACCTGCACGGGCCGGACGTCGGCATCAAGATCGGCCCCGGGGACACCCGCGCCGACTACCGGGTCGCCGAGCCCATCGAGGCGGCCCGGGCGCTGGGCCTGCTGCTGGAGACCCGGCGGCACTGGCTCTTCGGCGAGCGGGCGGTCCCGATCGAGCGGCACTCGATGCTGGCCAACGGCCGGACGGTGGCGCTGCTCACCCCGGACGCCAAGGTGAGCTGGCTCTGCCACCCCAAGCCGGACTCGGCGGCGATCTTCGCCGACCTGGTCGGCGGCAGCCCGGCCGGGCACTTCAGCATCGCCCCGCAGCGCGGCGGCATCCCGCTCGGGCAGCGCTACCGCAGCGGCACCATGACGGTGGAGACCCGCTGGTCCGGGCTGACCGTGACCGACTGGCTGGACCTGCCGGCGACGGAGACCACCCCGGACGGCCAGGCGATCATCACCGGCGACTCGACGCTGGTCCGGGTGCTCACCGGCACCGGCCGGGCCCGGATCGACTTCGCTCCCCGGCCCGAGTTCGGGCAGGTGGCGGTGCAGCTGCAGCCGATCGACGACGGCCTGCTCGTGCTCGGCTCCAACGAGCCCGTCGCGCTCTACGCCCCAGGCGTGGAGTGGGAGGTCACCAGCGACGGCGTGAACGAGAGCGCGAAGGCGATGGTGGACCTCTCCGCCGCCGGGGGCCAGGTGGTGCTGGAGCTGCGCTTCGGCACGCACAGCCTGGAGCACCACCGGGTGCCGATCCACGAGCGGCAGGCCGCCGCCGAGCAGCCCTGGAAGGACTGGGTGGCCGGGCTGCGGCTGCCCGGCACCGCCCGGGACATGGTCGCCCGCAGCGCACTCACCCTGCGCGGGCTCTGCCACGCGGCCACCGGCTCGATCCTCGCCGCGGCGACCACCTCGCTGCCCGAGGAGGTGGGCGGCGTCCGGAACTGGGACTACCGCTACTGCTGGCTGCGCGACGCGGCGATGACCGCCCGCGCGCTGGTCGACCTCGGCTCGACCGAGGAAGCCGAGGGGCTGCTGCGCTGGGTCGACGGCGTCATCGAGCGCACCGGCGGGCACCCGGAGCGGCTGCACCCGCTCTACACCGTGGACGGGTACGAGCTGGGCGCCGAGGCGGTCATCGACACCCTGCCCGGGTACGCCGGCTCCCGGCCGGTCCGGGTCGGCAACCTCGCCAACCACCAGCTCCAGCTCGACGTCTTCGGCCCGATCGCCGACCTGATCGCCGCGGTGGCCGACGCGCGTGGCTCGGTCCGCGACGACGAGTGGCGGGTGCTGGAGAACATGGTCGAGGCGGTCCGCCGCCGCTGGCACGAGCCCGACCACGGCATCTGGGAGGCCCGCCTCCCCCCGCGGCACCACATCTTCTCCAAGGTCATGTGCTGGATGACCGTCGACCGGGCGCTGCACGTGGTGCGGCAGCACGGCCACGAGGACCGGCCGGAGTGGGTGGAGCTGCGCGACCGGATCGGCGCGAACGTGCTGGAGTACGGCTGGCACGACGAGGCCGAGGCGTACAGCGTCGCGTACGGGCACGACGAGATGGACGCTTCCTCGCTCTGGATCGGCATCTCCGGGCTGCTCCCCGGCGACGACCCGCGCTTCCTGTCGACCGTGCTCAAGATCGAGGCGGACCTGCGCAGCGGGCCGGTCGTCTACCGGTACCACTGGGACGACGGCCTGCCCGGCCGGGAGGGCGGCTTCCACGTCTGCACGGCGTGGCTGATCGAGGCGTACCTGCGCACCGGTCGGCGCACCGACGCGGAGGAGCTGTTCATCCAGATGGTCGACACCGCCGGCCCGACCGGGCTGCTCCCCGAGCAGTACGACCCGCTCGCCGAGCGCGGCCTGGGCAACCACCCGCAGGCGTACAGCCACCTCGGCCTGATCCGCTGCGCCCTCCTGCTGGACAACATGCTCAAGCAGTAACGCCAGCGCCGTTTCGTCGATGTGGCGGTGTCCGGGTGACCGGGACACCGCCACATCGGCGTTGTGGGGTCGATCAGACGTCGAGGGCGCCGACCACGTCGCCGATCACCACGATGGCGGGCGGGCGCAGGCCCGCCGCGACCGCGTCGGCGGCGACCGCGTCCAGCGTCGACCGGAGGCTGCGCTGGGCGCCCGTGGTGCCCTCCTGGACCACGGCGGCGGGCGTGGCCGGGTCCCGGCCGTGCCGGACCAGGGTGGCGGTGATCGCCTCCAGGTTCTTGAGGCCCATCAGGATGACCAGGGTCCCGCGCAGCGCGGCGAGGGCCTCCCAGTTCACCAGCGAGGCCGGCGAGTCCGGCGCGACGTGCCCGGAGACGACGGTGAACTCGTGCGCCACGGCCCGGTGGGTGACCGGGATGCCGGCCACCGCGGGTACGGCGATCGAGCTGGTCACCCCGGGCACCACGGTCACCGGCACGCCGGCCTCGGCGCAGGCGAGCAGCTCCTCGCCGCCGCGGCCGAAGACGTACGGGTCGCCGCCCTTGAGCCGGACCACGAACTTCCCGGCCAGCGCGCGCTCCACCAGGATCCGGTTGATCTCCTCCTGGGCCCGGGACGGACCGTAGGGGATCTTGGAGGCGTCCACCAGTTCCACGTCGGGGCGCAGCTCGTCGAGGAGCAGCCCGGGCACCAGCCGGTCGGCGACCACCACGTCCGCCTCGGTGAGCAGCCGCCACCCCTTCACGGTGATCAGCTCCGGATCGCCCGGCCCGGCGCCCACCAGCGCCACCTGACCCGGGCCGCCGCCCCGCGCCGCCCCGGCCGCCACCGGCCCCCGCCCGCCCGAGCCCGGGGCCGCCTCCGGACCGGTCGCGGCCGGCACGGCGCCCGGGCCTCCGGCCGGTCCCACCGCCGTCCCGCCAGCCCGTGCCAGGCCGGTCCGGACGTTGAGCAGGTCGCGGACGGCGTCCCGGACGGTCATCGCGCGATGCGGGTCACCGCCGCCGAGCACGGCGACGGTGACCGGGCCGTGCCGGGTCACCGCCGGGGTCCACGCGGTGGCGGCGGCGCGGTCGTCGGCGCGTACGCAGAAGATCCGGCGCTCGGCGGCGGCGGCGCTGACCGCGGCGGCGGCCACCCGGTCGTCGACGGCGACCTGGACCAGCCACGCGCCGTCCAGGTCGGCCGGGACGAAGCGGCGCGGCTCCCAGCGCAACCGGCCCGCGTCGACGTGGGCGCGCAGCGCCGGGGTCAGCTCCGGCGAGACCAGCAGGACGTCCGCGCCGGCGTCGAGCAGGGCCGGCATCCGCCGGGTGGCCACCGTTCCCCCGCCCACCACGACCACGCGCCGGCCGGCGAGCCGCAGGCCGAGGGGGTACGGGTTCGCGTTCACGCCGCCGCCGCGCTTCGCTCCGCGGCGGCGCGAGGCGCCGCGCTACTGAGCAGAATGGCTCGCTCGCTCCGCTCGCTCACTTCTCGGCCACCCCGGCCGAGTCGAAGGTGGCCACCTCGTGCAGCACCCGGACCGCGCCGGTGACGACCGGCAGCGCGAGCAGCGCGCCGGTCCCCTCGCCGAGGCGCAGCCCGAGGTCGATCAGCGGGTCGAGGCCCAGGTGCCGCAGCGCCGCGGTGGCCCCCGGCTCGGCGGAGCGGTGCCCGGCGACCATCGCCCCGACCGCGTCCGGGGCGAACGCGGCGGCGGCGAGCGCGGCGCTGACCGCGATCACGCCGTCCAGCAGCACCGGGATCCGGCGGGCGGCGGCGCCCAGGATCAGCCCGGCCAGCGCGGCGTGCTCCAATCCACCGACCGCGGCCAGCACGCCCAGCGGGTCGGCCGGGTCGGGCGCGTGCCGGTCGAGCGCGGCCCGCACCACCCCGACCTTCCGCCGGTACGTCTCGTCGTCCACCCCGGTCCCGCGACCGGTCGCCGCCGCCGGGTCGACGCCGGCGAAGGCGGCGATCAGCGCGGCGGCCGGCGTGGTGTTGCCGATGCCCATGTCCCCGGTCAGCAGGATGCCCGCCCCGGCGTCGACCAGTTCGCCGGCGACCCGGATGCCGGTCTCCACCGCCGCCCGCGCCTCGTCCCGGGTGAGCGCGGCGCCGACCGTCATGTCCCGGGTCCCGGGCCGGACGTTCGCGGCCACCAGCCGGGGTCCGGCCGAGCCGGCGAGCGCGGCCGGGTCCACCGGCAGCGGGGTGGCCACGCCGACGTCCACCACGGTCACCGAAGCGCCGGCCTGCCGGGCGAACGCGTTCACCACCGCCCCGCCGGCCAGGAAGTTGCCGATCATCTGGGCGGTGACCTCCTGCGGCCAGGGGGTGACGCCCTGGGCGTGCACCCCGTGGTCGCCGGCGAAGATCGCCACCGCGGCCGGCTCCGGCAGCGGCGGCGGGCAGCTCCCGGCCAGCCCGGCGAGGCGTACCGAGAGGGGTTCCAGGGCGCCGAGCGAGCCGGCGGGCTTGGTCAGCCGGCCCTGGAGGTCGCGGGCGGCCGCCATCGCCGCCTCGTCCAGCGGGCCGATCGCCGCGACGGTGGACTCCAACATCATGCCTCCAGTATTTCCGCCAGTAACTCGGTGAACGCGTCGGTGGTGGCCTGGTCGCGCACCGCGATCCGCAGCCAGTCCGGGCCGAGCCCGGGGAAGCTGTCGCCCCGGCGGACCGCCCAGCCGCGCTCGCGCAGCCGTTCGCGGACCCGGTCGGCGCCGGGCCGGTGGATCAGCACGAAGGCGCTGGCCGGGTGGCCCGCGACGCGTACGCCGGGCAGGCCGGACAGGCGGGCCACCAGGTGGTCGCGGTCGGCGGCGAGCCGCGCGGCGATGACGCGCTCGGCCGCGACGGCGGTCGGCGACGCGCAGGCGGTGGCGGCGGCGAGCGCCGGGGTGGAGACCGCCCAGAGCGGCTGGGCGGCGGCGAGGCGGGCGAGCAGCCCGCCCTCGCCGAGCAGGTAGCCGATCCGCAGGCCGGCCAGCCCCCAGGTCTTGGTCAGGCTGCGCACCACGAGCAGGCCGGGCAGGTCGCGGCGGGCCGCGAGGGACTCCGGCTCGCCGTCGACGCCGGGGGCGAGCGTGGTGTCGGCGAAGGCCTCGTCGACCACCAGCACCCGACCCGGCCGGGCCAGCGCGGCCAGCGCGGCGGCCGGGTGCAGCACCGAGGTGGGGTTGGTGGGGTTCCCGACCATGACCAGGTCGGCGTCGGCGGGCACCCGGGCCGGGTCGAGCCGGAAGCCGTCGGCCGGGTCGAGCAGCACCCGTTCGACGGCGTGCCCGGCGGCCCGCAACGCGGCCTCCGGCTCGGTGAACTGGGGATGCACCACCACCGGTCGGCGGGCGTCGCGCAGCGCTCGGGCGATCAGCACGAACC from Micromonospora kangleipakensis includes these protein-coding regions:
- a CDS encoding alpha,alpha-trehalose-phosphate synthase (UDP-forming), whose protein sequence is MTVRSSFVVVANRLPVDEVSTPEGRQWRRSPGGLVTALHPVLAEQQGTWVGWAGGTGAAPEPFDLEGIRLHPVPLSAEELERYYEGQSNATIWPLYHDAVETPAYKRRWREAYRLVNARFAEAAADVAAEGATVWVQDYQLQLVPAMLRELRPDLKIGFFLHIPFPPIELFMQMPFRTEILRGLLGADLVGFQQRLAAQNFVRLARHLLGLRYEGQMIQVDGRQVKAGAFPISIDTREMERLAEDPAIQARAKQIREELGNPKTIILGVDRLDYTKGIELRLKAFRELLADGKLTVPDAVMVQVATPSRERVEHYQALRVKVEREVGRINGEFGRVGVPAVHYLHQSYSRSELAAMYVAADVMMVTPLRDGMNLVAKEYVASRADQGGALVLSEFAGAATELRQAFLCNPHDPDAVKDALLRAVHVEKPEARRRIRVMQRHLRTHDVGHWAKSFLTELGVPDTEAA
- the otsB gene encoding trehalose-phosphatase, producing the protein MDPELRAAIGRIARVPQLLIACDYDGTLAPIVEDPTKAVPLPESVAAVRALASLPQTTVAVVSGRALRDLAALSRLPSEVHLVGSHGSEFDIGFVERLSPELIAVRTRLRDALRQIAAEHPGVRLERKPASVAVHTRGVEPQLAAAAIEAVRSGPATWDEVTVTQGKEVIELSVVATHKGTAVDQLRTQLSASAVLFIGDDVTDENAFGNLHGPDVGIKIGPGDTRADYRVAEPIEAARALGLLLETRRHWLFGERAVPIERHSMLANGRTVALLTPDAKVSWLCHPKPDSAAIFADLVGGSPAGHFSIAPQRGGIPLGQRYRSGTMTVETRWSGLTVTDWLDLPATETTPDGQAIITGDSTLVRVLTGTGRARIDFAPRPEFGQVAVQLQPIDDGLLVLGSNEPVALYAPGVEWEVTSDGVNESAKAMVDLSAAGGQVVLELRFGTHSLEHHRVPIHERQAAAEQPWKDWVAGLRLPGTARDMVARSALTLRGLCHAATGSILAAATTSLPEEVGGVRNWDYRYCWLRDAAMTARALVDLGSTEEAEGLLRWVDGVIERTGGHPERLHPLYTVDGYELGAEAVIDTLPGYAGSRPVRVGNLANHQLQLDVFGPIADLIAAVADARGSVRDDEWRVLENMVEAVRRRWHEPDHGIWEARLPPRHHIFSKVMCWMTVDRALHVVRQHGHEDRPEWVELRDRIGANVLEYGWHDEAEAYSVAYGHDEMDASSLWIGISGLLPGDDPRFLSTVLKIEADLRSGPVVYRYHWDDGLPGREGGFHVCTAWLIEAYLRTGRRTDAEELFIQMVDTAGPTGLLPEQYDPLAERGLGNHPQAYSHLGLIRCALLLDNMLKQ
- the cobA gene encoding uroporphyrinogen-III C-methyltransferase translates to MNANPYPLGLRLAGRRVVVVGGGTVATRRMPALLDAGADVLLVSPELTPALRAHVDAGRLRWEPRRFVPADLDGAWLVQVAVDDRVAAAAVSAAAAERRIFCVRADDRAAATAWTPAVTRHGPVTVAVLGGGDPHRAMTVRDAVRDLLNVRTGLARAGGTAVGPAGGPGAVPAATGPEAAPGSGGRGPVAAGAARGGGPGQVALVGAGPGDPELITVKGWRLLTEADVVVADRLVPGLLLDELRPDVELVDASKIPYGPSRAQEEINRILVERALAGKFVVRLKGGDPYVFGRGGEELLACAEAGVPVTVVPGVTSSIAVPAVAGIPVTHRAVAHEFTVVSGHVAPDSPASLVNWEALAALRGTLVILMGLKNLEAITATLVRHGRDPATPAAVVQEGTTGAQRSLRSTLDAVAADAVAAGLRPPAIVVIGDVVGALDV
- the cobT gene encoding nicotinate-nucleotide--dimethylbenzimidazole phosphoribosyltransferase, giving the protein MLESTVAAIGPLDEAAMAAARDLQGRLTKPAGSLGALEPLSVRLAGLAGSCPPPLPEPAAVAIFAGDHGVHAQGVTPWPQEVTAQMIGNFLAGGAVVNAFARQAGASVTVVDVGVATPLPVDPAALAGSAGPRLVAANVRPGTRDMTVGAALTRDEARAAVETGIRVAGELVDAGAGILLTGDMGIGNTTPAAALIAAFAGVDPAAATGRGTGVDDETYRRKVGVVRAALDRHAPDPADPLGVLAAVGGLEHAALAGLILGAAARRIPVLLDGVIAVSAALAAAAFAPDAVGAMVAGHRSAEPGATAALRHLGLDPLIDLGLRLGEGTGALLALPVVTGAVRVLHEVATFDSAGVAEK
- the cobC gene encoding Rv2231c family pyridoxal phosphate-dependent protein CobC, with amino-acid sequence MRAELIGTPGPGTDPAPEPGVVGADPARARDAAGASSSVGPGGAAGPAGPEPDLAHHGDVEATPGLVDLAVNVRRDPMPDWLADPVVASLADLAAYPDPGPARAAVAARHGRPPEEVLLTAGAAEGFVLIARALRDARRPVVVHPQFTEPEAALRAAGHAVERVLLDPADGFRLDPARVPADADLVMVGNPTNPTSVLHPAAALAALARPGRVLVVDEAFADTTLAPGVDGEPESLAARRDLPGLLVVRSLTKTWGLAGLRIGYLLGEGGLLARLAAAQPLWAVSTPALAAATACASPTAVAAERVIAARLAADRDHLVARLSGLPGVRVAGHPASAFVLIHRPGADRVRERLRERGWAVRRGDSFPGLGPDWLRIAVRDQATTDAFTELLAEILEA